The following proteins come from a genomic window of Panicum hallii strain FIL2 chromosome 8, PHallii_v3.1, whole genome shotgun sequence:
- the LOC112902743 gene encoding two pore potassium channel b-like has translation MVENGVQQHLLHDDDPPNVPPKIPPGRARRFRRCQTAPSHNVEQGSALRSRQGASAASPLVPPKGLLTGGMRPRFWLVGVLLLAYLLAGTAAFYLVMDHMSGDRSGNRALDALYFCVVTMTTVGYGDLVPSSDAAKLLACAFAFAGVALVGAFLSKAADYLVEKQEALVFRTFHLHHADDYKSMRDMEANKVLYKLYTSAALLAVILASGMAFLVKVEGMRPVDAFYCVCATVTTLGYGDRSFTSAAGRAFAAAWITVSTLVVALFFLYAAELAAERRQKALAQWVLTRRTTSMDLEAADLNGDHRVSAAEFALYKLKELGKISQEGISEFLEEFDMLDADHSGTLSCHDLAVAQPG, from the coding sequence ATGGTGGAGAACGGCGTTCAGCAACACCTGTTACACGATGACGACCCTCCTAACGTCCCGCCAAAGATACCGCCGGGGAGGGCGAGGAGGTTCCGGCGCTGCCAGACGGCGCCGTCGCACAACGTCGAGCAGGGGTCTGCTCTCCGGAGCCGGCAgggcgccagcgccgcctcgcCGTTGGTGCCGCCGAAGGGGCTGCTCACCGGTGGTATGCGCCCGAGGTTCTGGCTCGTCGGCGTCCTCCTGCTCGCGTACCTCCTCGCGGGGACCGCCGCCTTCTACCTCGTCATGGACCACATGTCCGGCGACCGCAGCGGCAACCGCGCGCTGGACGCGCTCTACTTCTGCGTGGTCACCATGACGACCGTCGGGTACGGCGACCTCGTCCCGTCCAGCGACGCCGCCAAGCTGCTCGCCTGCGCCTTCGCCTTCGCCGGCGTCGCCCTCGTCGGCGCCTTCCTCAGCAAGGCCGCCGACTACCTCGTCGAGAAGCAGGAGGCGCTCGTCTTCCGCACGTTCCACCTCCACCACGCCGACGACTACAAGTCCATGCGCGACATGGAGGCCAACAAGGTCCTCTACAAGCTCTACACCTCCGCCGCGCTCCTTGCCGTGATCCTCGCGTCCGGCATGGCGTTCCTGGTGAAGGTGGAAGGGATGCGCCCCGTGGACGCCTTCTACTGCGTGTGCGCGACGGTGACCACGCTCGGGTACGGCGACCGGAGCTTCACGTCGGCGGCCGGGCGCGCGTTCGCGGCAGCCTGGATCACGGTGAGCACGCTGGTGGTGGCGCTCTTCTTCCTGTACGCGGCGGAGCTGGCCGCGGAGCGGCGGCAGAAGGCGCTGGCGCAGTGGGTGCTCACGCGGCGGACCACCAGCATGGACCTCGAGGCGGCGGACCTCAACGGCGACCATAGGGTCAGCGCCGCGGAGTTCGCGTTGTACAAGCTCAAGGAGCTCGGGAAGATCAGCCAGGAAGGCATCTCTGAGTTCCTGGAGGAGTTCGACATGCTCGATGCCGACCACTCCGGCACCCTATCGTGCCACGATCTGGCCGTTGCCCAACCCGGCTAG
- the LOC112903104 gene encoding TBC1 domain family member 13-like, whose amino-acid sequence MRKKGRAVPEWLNSPIWSASSPAPTPADPYGADLAPPPPPKPPPPPASDTPVPPPPSYEQAVRGRGRGDDDEEGGAGAAALRAHLLADFKAALSKKVVNMGELRRLACLGVPDGGAGVRPVVWKLLLGYLPTDRGLWPYELEKKRSQYSAYKEEFLLNPSEKLRRIEESKLSRKKELNIERTGLLPRLEVTNEEHPLSSGKSSLWNQYFQESEILEQIDRDVKRTHPDMPFFSAKSNQESLRRILIIFSKLNPSIRYVQGMNEVLAPLFYVFKNDPDPSSSASAEADTYFCFVELLSGFRDNYCKHLDNSSVGIRSTLSKLSQLLKRHDEELWRHMEVTTKVYPQYYAFRWITLLLTMEFRFNVCIHIWDAILGDPEGPPDTLMRICCAMLILVRKRLLAGDFTANIQLLQHYPATNIDHLLHIANRLRGTVAS is encoded by the exons ATGCGGAAGAAGGGTAGGGCTGTGCCGGAGTGGCTCAACAGCCCGATTTGGTCCgcgtcctcgccggcgccgACACCGGCGGACCCCTACGGCGCCGAcctcgccccgccgccgccccccaagcccccgccgccccccgcgtcGGACAcgcccgtgccgccgccgccgtcctacGAGCAGGCGGTTCGGGGGCGCGGGCGaggggacgacgacgaggagggcggcgccggggcggcggcTCTGCGGGCGCACCTGCTCGCGGACTTCAAGGCCGCG CTGTCGAAGAAGGTGGTGAATATGGGGGAACTGCGGCGGCTGGCCTGCCTCGGTGTGCccgacggcggcgcgggcgtgcgACCGGTCGTGTGGAAG CTTCTCTTAGGGTATTTGCCAACTGATCGTGGTTTATGGCCCTATGAGTTAGAAAAGAAGCGGAGCCAATATAGTGCGTACAAAGAAGAGTTTCTTCTAAATCCT TCAGAAAAACTACGGAGAATCGAGGAATCAAAGCTGTCAAGAAAGAAAGAACTAAATATTGAGAGGACTGGCTTGCTTCCGAGATTGGAGGTTACTAATGAAGAACATCCTTTAAGCTCTGGTAAATCTAGCTTATGGAACCAATATTTTCAG GAGTCAGAGATATTAGAACAAATAGATCGAGATGTAAAGCGAACACATCCGGACATGCCATTTTTCTCTGCCAAGTCGAACCAG GAATCTCTGAGGCGTATTCTGATTATCTTTTCAAAATTGAACCCAAGCATAAGATACGTGCAAGGAATGAATGAAGTTTTAGCACCTCTATTCTACGTATTCAAGAATGACCCTGACCCAAGCAGCTCA GCTTCAGCTGAAGCAGACACATACTTTTGCTTTGTTGAATTGTTGAGTGGCTTTAGAGACAATTATTGCAAGCATCTTGACAATAGCAGTGTGGGTATTCGATCTACACTGTCAAAGCTGTCCCAACTCTTGAAGCGACATGATGAAGAGCTATGGCGTCACATGGAGGTTACTACTAAG GTGTACCCACAATATTATGCATTTAGATGGATCACATTGCTGTTGACGATGGAGTTCAGATTCAATGTATGTATACATATTTGGGATGCTATCTTGGGCGATCCGGAAGGCCCACCG GACACACTGATGAGGATATGCTGTGCCATGCTCATCCTAGTCCGGAAGCGGCTGTTGGCTGGGGACTTCACTGCCAATATCCAGTTGCTGCAGCATTACCCAGCTACTAACATCGATCACCTCCTCCACATCGCCAACCGATTGAGAGGGACAGTTGCCAGCTAG
- the LOC112903705 gene encoding pathogenesis-related protein PR-4-like, which produces MELSKVSLIILMVLVMFLAANDGAKGQGAHGVLATYNLYNPERINWDMRTGSTFCATWDADKPLTWRQHYGWTAFCGPAGAHGEPSCGRCLLVTNRATGAKTVARVVDQCDNGGLDLDISVFRQIDTDGGGMANGHLSVDYEFVGCQD; this is translated from the exons ATGGAGCTCTCCAAAGTGTCACTCATCATCCTCATGGTGTTGGTCATGTTCTTGGCTGCCAATGATGGGGCGAAGGGACAGGGGGCACACGGCGTCTTAGCGACGTACAACCTATACAACCCAGAGCGCATAAATTGGGACATGCGGACGGGAAGCACGTTCTGTGCCACGTGGGATGCTGACAAGCCATTGACGTGGCGGCAGCATTATGGCTGGACAGCATTCTGTGGCCCTGCCGGTGCACACGGCGAGCCGTCCTGTGGCCGCTGCCTCCTG GTGACCAACAGGGCGACAGGGGCAAAAACGGTGGCAAGGGTCGTGGATCAGTGCGACAACGGTGGTCTCGACTTGGACATCTCCGTGTTCAGGCAAATTGACACTGATGGAGGTGGCATGGCCAACGGCCACCTTTCTGTTGACTATGAATTTGTTGGATGCCAAGACTAG